The region ACTAATAGTCTATGAACAAAAAAACCATGATCAAAGCCAATTGGCAGATAAACAAATTCTGGCTAGTTACCAAATGACTGTACTTATCACATATGAGCCAATGTATAAAACTTAGAGGTGACATGAAAATTATGAATAAGATCATGCAAGTGAACATGCAACATAACTAAATCATTTATCTTGTCAAAGACAACTAGACTAAAAAGTACCATGAGAGATTCATGAAATTGTTAATTTACAACTTTTCAAGAAAGATGAGTATGAAAACTCAAAAACAtattataaatccaaaagaGATGGAGTTACCTTCCCATAGAaagaatacctctgacatgcTTCACGTCACTAAATTCACCAGCAACAGTTTTCTCAGCTTCCAACCTCTGCACTTCATTCATTGGAGCTGTTCTTCCTCCACCAACATCAGCAACTTGGGCCACGAACCCCTTATCTACCtgcatttttaaaacataataCAATTATACAAGTCCGCGCACAATACACAATCCAGAGCTTCACATATTGTAACTGTCCACAGACCCTGAAGAAATGGTTGGTGTTATAACCTCCCAATCGAACAAGCTTGAAAATGTGTTCAACTGTCTTTGGTGCAACACTGTGATAGAAACCAAACTCTATGTCCCCATAATTTGTCTGCATTTCAAACAGGGAAAAAATACAAATCATCTCTCTGATTCAATAACCAGTCTCATGACAGCtcctttatttattaattttggaaCCCCAACGAATTAGATAAACATGGAGCATTAGCAAATAACGCAAAAATCCCATACTGATATAGGGGCATTGACTAATGTATAAAGTCATTTGAAAGATTTCTTGAGctctctcatctaaattctcatAGCATTCAAATCCTATCTCTGCAAATTTCCCCGATTTTGAAAGTGATTACAGAACATCTCTAATACAGCAAATAAAAAACATCTCAACGGGCGCAGTGCCACAAGTGATtcaaattcaaacaattcaGATGCAATCAAATGCACCCCACCCCCCACCCCCCCGAAATAACCAATGCTTACAAAACCAAATTGAAACACAGAATTGAGTATCTATTCCCCAAAAAGTTCTACACTCACATCAGGTCAACACAACACCATGCCCCAACGGAGAATCACCGGATCACCGGCTTCTCACGATGACCACAGCTCGCAAGCTCACACAAATTTCATGAATGAATATCAACTGCCCTTTGCCTTCTATTTATAGCTGCACACTCTCACTGAGTCAGCTCAATTTCGCCAGCTCATATTAGACGATTACACTCACTTGTCGACGTGGCTTATTCCTCTCCACCTCAGCTTGCTCATTGCATATGATAAGTTGTGATTGCAGCAACACCATACCCCAAAAGAGACACTCCGGTAAAAGACCATGTTTTAGAATTTTGAACCAGTGAACCCAAAATTTCCATGAACAGAAAATTGCACTCGATCCATACATATGCAAGGAAAATCAAAAACGAAAAACGACCAAATGCTCAATCAACAAGGAACAAAAAGTTAATCAACGTCAATCACCAATATGTCAACCCTCCAATTGACCTTCCACATCACAATTAAGTAATCTCATTTTTGCATATGATTAACGCTAAGAAATAAAACACTCAGATTTTCGAATCATCATCAGTGATACAACGAAAATCCACAAATTTAACCTGAAATACGACACGAGCCGATCCCAATTCAGGAACTGTAGCAATTGCAGTGATGGAACCGCGGAAGACGCCAATGCATACCATCGCGATGACGATCGAGATCATATGATTG is a window of Salvia splendens isolate huo1 chromosome 3, SspV2, whole genome shotgun sequence DNA encoding:
- the LOC121795046 gene encoding peptidyl-prolyl cis-trans isomerase CYP23-like; the encoded protein is MSGNHMISIVIAMVCIGVFRGSITAIATVPELGSARVVFQTNYGDIEFGFYHSVAPKTVEHIFKLVRLGGYNTNHFFRVDKGFVAQVADVGGGRTAPMNEVQRLEAEKTVAGEFSDVKHVRGILSMGRYSDPDSAQSSFSILLGDAPHLDGQYAIFGKVTKGDETLSKMEEVPTRKEGIFVMPTERITIFSTYYYDTETESCEDDRLELKRRILASAVEIEKQRMKCFP